A stretch of Sulfurimonas autotrophica DSM 16294 DNA encodes these proteins:
- a CDS encoding response regulator, translating into MKYLVTDDSKLARRVLVKALLTYTDEAHIFQATNGLEAVKMTLKERPDIVFLDLTMPEMDGYTALPKLRKINPDIKVVVVSADVQEQAKEKVLALGAKFHIAKPINPQKLKEILESLANE; encoded by the coding sequence GCAAGACGTGTACTTGTAAAGGCACTTCTAACATATACTGATGAAGCACATATATTTCAAGCTACTAATGGTCTTGAAGCAGTAAAAATGACGCTTAAAGAGAGACCAGACATAGTCTTTCTAGATTTGACAATGCCCGAAATGGATGGTTATACCGCATTACCAAAATTACGAAAAATAAACCCCGACATAAAAGTAGTTGTTGTTTCCGCAGATGTACAAGAACAGGCTAAAGAAAAAGTTCTCGCACTTGGAGCAAAATTTCATATTGCCAAACCTATAAATCCTCAAAAACTTAAAGAGATACTGGAATCTTTAGCAAATG